AACTAAGAGTATAACCATATTTCCATAACCTCATATCTTCCAACAACATTTTAAAAGGAACGAACACTAAAGTTTACTTACTTTTTTTGATAATCAACGAAATGATCTAGCAGCATTTTGTGTCTAAACCTATAGCTACCACCAGTTTGTATTAAGAAACCTTGTTTTGCAGCGTTGTTGAGGAAACTGGCATAGTTCCAAGGAATTTTGTTGTCTAGCCAAAAGACAACACGAAGAACGAAGTGCTTAATGCAAACTAAACCTGAATTTCCTCCATTAATTAGTCCACAAGGTTTAATATTACAGGAATCGGAAGGTTGTCGTTTTCACTAGCACGTTTAATTAGCTCACTGGTCAGTTCCCCTAGAATTGTAGTCTTACCCGACCCAGGTTCACCCAGGATAAGCAGAGTTCTCCTGTCATGCATTTCGTTGTCAAAGATGTTAATAATCTTAGTATCGGGAAGTAGGTTTATTGGCGGCTCACGTCCTTCCCCTTCCAAAAGCTCTTTCTCTTGGAGAGTCTTGACTCTTGATAGTTCTAAATCTAGGGCGATCAACTCCTTTTTAATAAGTTTATTCTTTATGTTAATAAATGGGTCAACTCTAGACTTAGAGACGTTGTTAAGTAATTGTTGACGTTGTTTTAAACTAATAATTGAACTGTTTTTTGTAATTAAGCTATTGTTTGAATTACAAACTTCTTCCTTAATAGATACTAAATCATTTTCAAATTCTCCTTCCCTGACCTCACTTTCAAGTTTTTGACAAAGCTGACAAAGAGATTCTTTTTTCTTTTGATTAAACAAATAATTAATGAGTTCTTCGGCAAAAGATTCATCAGACCCTCTATTTAAAAAAGGTAGACTACTTGGACTCAAGTTAATTTCTGTACATAATGCTCTTCTTTCTCCCTCTTGTATGCATACGCTTCTTACCAATATGTTTTTAAGTTTTCTTTTAAGATCTTCGTTTCTTGTGGTTGGAAACATATCGCTTTGTAAGGCTTGTGTTTTACTAATCGCACTAATTACAGTTGAGACTTGCTTTAACAAATGCCAAATCGTCTGTCTGCTCTCCTTCGGGGAATACAGACTCAAGTTGTTGACAAAGTTTACAAAGAGCTTGTTTTCTACCTACTCTATGTAAATAGTTAACTAGCTCTGTGGTAAAGCTATCATCGGATGTTAACGTTAAAAAAGAAAGCTTACCTGGTTGAATTCCAATTGTTTCACACAGTCCTCTTCTTTCTGAAAATATAGCCAGATTACTAAGTTGCAAGAGTTCTATAAGTATTTGTATTGGTTCCTTTTGCTTCTTACTAACCATATTAAAATCTAATTCCAGTTTTTTCAAGGATTCTGTAATGTTATCCCAGCGAATGACATAACTTTCATTACTATTACTAGACTGAATAACCCCCACTACACCACTTAAATTATCAGCTAGAACAGGTCCACCGCTAGTTCCTGAGTCTACTGGAGCATTAATTCTATAAGCTTCAAAAGTGGAAGTAGGCTCTGGTAGTTTATTCCAAGAATTAGTTAATGTTATGTCTTTATACTTATAAGTAGAGAGAGTCTTAACAGAAGCACTTTTACGAATATTTTGAGCAGGAAAATCAAAGCCATCTGGAAAATTTGAAGCTCTTTCTTGAGGAAACCCATAAACTGTAACCGACGTTGATACATCTTGTGGATTGATAATCGGAACAGCTTTTGCACCAGAAAGACTTATCTTAAGAATGGCAATATCAACGTCTGGATTTGAAAGGGCTTCACACCACTGTACGTCATCGTAAACTTGTCCCTGATACTCTACTTTCAATGAACTTAAACGATAGATGACATGATGGCAGGTAATAAAATAGCCATCAGAGCGGATGATAAATCCAGAACCAGCAGTATTTGTAGTATTCTGTGTATCAGGATTGATAATTTTTACCATTGATTTTTTGAGTTCATCAATGTCATAACTCATTTTTATAGTCTCCTTTCAGATTCATAGCGATTTTCAATGCAATGCATTACAGTTTTGATTTTCTTGTGAGACAGATGTATTGCCTTTTCTAGGCTGCTCACTCCACCTCACAAGAACTGTATTTAAGACAACTAAGAATTGTTAGAGTTCTGTTTGTTATTGCTTAAGTTCCATTCAATAGTGACCTTGACATTAGCTTGTGCTGTCCCTTTCGCCACCCAAGGAATCCCCGCTTCTCCTCCCATCTGTAAACCAAATTCCAATGTCACTTTATTTGGGTTTGTGAGACCATTCATACCTTGCTGTACGCTATCAAGTAATATTTGCGAATAACCGTTTACCGTAGTAACTAATGATTCTTTAAACCGCTCTGTTCTTTTGGCAATATCTTCGATGGGGTCTGGAGCACCCACAGCTTGTAACTGAGTACTTTCTTCTACATCGTACTGTATGTAAATTTCAGAACCGTTAGGAGCGAATATTGTTGTTATAGCCATAAGTGGAGTTCTCCTTGATGAAGTCTTTTTAGAAATAAGTTAACAAGGTACTCTGACGCAACTGATTTTACTAGTAACGTTACTATTGCATCTTATTTAGTAGTAGCTTCTTACCTCTTAGCCTTAATTGTTAGCAGTTCATAGCTTCATGTGCTACCTTTTCAAACGGTGTTTTGCTTTATTAATACCACACGGTTTCTATTATAGATTCCGCAATTGAATCATTAAAATTTATAGTTATTGTTTCGACTTATGAGTAATGCATAACTCCATAAAAGAGATTTTTTGTTATTTTAAATACAAAATTTTCCTCTCACAGTAATGGAGACTCACGCATTGACAAAAGTGCGATTGTATGAATTACCCAGCTTGATTTGCTTAGAAGTTTAGCATTTCAGTCAACTTTTCTCAAATCTTATTAGGGTAATTTAAACTACGAATAAAAGAACGTATTACTTGACGTTTAGATTCTTGTTTGTCTGAGCAATAACTTTCTAATAGGTTATATTCACTTTCCGGCACTTCTACTGTGAGTCTTTTGATTGGCTCTGTTAGTACTTTTCTTGGCATAATTGGCATAATATACATGACTTTCATGTAGTGATAGAGCTCATTTTCGCATGACTAGTTAAAAAATCTAACTAAAGAGAGTAACTATCATAAAAATCTATCTAAAGATAGATAGCAAAATTGCTCATTTTCAAATTCATAAATAATATAATTAGGTGCAAGTAAAAACAACTTATGCAGTGTAAGTCAGTAGTGGAATTATGCGGCTACATCTGTAATCATTTTGCGGAACCGCAAAAATCTTTAAAGCGGTAGCTGTGGTGACGAAAATGAGGTATATTCCAAAGCCTAAAAAAGATCCCCCAGAACCGCTATGGTACTGGGGAAATCTTTTTTGTAACACTAGAACATTTTTGTTGAAAGTGGCAAAAGTTTGTGTTCTAGGCAAAAATGGCAAAATTTGTCTAGGCTTCACTTCTGGCGAAGGTATTGTCAGTAAATCAGAACTTCGTAAGCTGCGTTGCGAGAAGAAATTAAAAAAGGTGTCGAACAAGCAGACCAAGGTTTGTTTTCTACTAAGACCATTGATGAAATTAAGGCGGAGGGTCGCCGCCGTTTGCTCGAGCAGCAGGCATCACAATGATAGTAATTAAAAAAATAAATTTTTATACAGAAAAATATAAAATTTACGTAAGTGCTGGAGCGATGTTAACATACAAAACAGCGTAGTTCATGACGACTACTTGACATATGTCCGATACTCCTAACTCACCTACAACCCGTAAGTCCAGTACAACTGAGCATACAATATCGTTTGGCGATCGCCAGATCCGCTACACGGCAATAGCTGAGTGGCAAACCTTGTTCGAGCAGGAAAAACCTGTTGCCGAAATGTTCCATGTGGCTTATCTAGCTGAGGCTGAAGAAGCATCGCAAAGACCGCTCACCTTCGTCTTCAATGGTGGACCGGGTGCAGCTTCTGCTTATCTGCACATGGGAGCATTGGGTCCGAAGCGGATTTATTTCGCAGAGTGTGGTAGCTTACCCAAACCTCCCGTTCGGTTGGTAGACAATGCCGAAAGTTGGCTGAGCTTTACGGACTTGGTATTCATCGATCCCATAGGTACGGGCTTTAGTCGCAGTATACCTCAAGACAAAGATACTCAGGGTAAAGACAGCGAGAAAGCCAAGCCTCAAGAGGAAAATAAACCCAAGGACAAAGAATTTTGGGCAGTTGAGCGAGACTTAAAAGCACTCGGAGAGTTCATCCAACGATTTCTCTCGCAAAAGAAGCGGTGGCTGTCTCCCATCTTTATCGCAGGAGAAAGTTACGGTGGCTTTCGAGTTGCCAGATTAGCCCACAAGCTACAGCAGGAATTTGGTGTTGGTCTTTCCGGTGCCATTTTGATTTCTCCAGCTTTGGAATTCAGTCTGCTTGAAGGTAGCGATTATAACCTCACATCTTGGGCATCTGTGATTCCTTCCTTCGCCGCCACCGCCGCCCATCACGATCGCGCTCAATGGGCGGGAGAACCAGGAAATTTACAAGCTCACATGGCGGCTGCAGAACAATTTGCTCGCACAACTCTGATTCCATTTTTGGCAATGGGAGATGCTGTGACATCTGAGGAACGCCAGAGGACATATCAGCAGCTCGCAGGGTTAATCGGTTTGCCTGTAACACTTGTTGAGAGACACGCAGGAAGGATCGGGATTGAAGTCTTTGCAAGGGAACTGTTGCGCGATCGCCAACGGATTGTGGGACTGTATGATGCTTCGATAACGGCGATCGATCCTTTTCCTGACCGTGTAAATTATGAGGGAACCGATCCCACCCTTGGTGGATTGGATCGCTTGTTTACGGGAGCTATTAACAGTCATTTACGGGATACCTTGGGTGTTGAAACCGACTTGTCTTACCATCTCTTGAACTTTGAAGTATTTAAAGCTTGGAAATTTGAAATTCAAGGCGAGTTTAAGCAGGGCTTTCTAGGGTCGGTGGACGATTTGCGGGTGGGGATGGCTTTAAATCCTTATATGCGGGTATACATCACTCATGGATTTTTTGATTTGGTAACTCCTTATTTCTCCTCTAACCATTTAGCAGATTTGATGAAATTAGATCCGGAGATTCGCTCTAATCTGACTCTAAAACATTTTCAGGGTGGGCATATGTTCTACACTTGGGATGAATCTCGCGCTTCGTGGTTTGCCCATATAAAAGCTTTTTATCAGGATGCAACGGCTTGACGTATTGTTCAGGAGAAGCCGTTGAAAATTCTGGTTCTAATCAACCTTGAGTAGTAATTTGGATGACCAGACATTAGCTTTATCTCCAGTCTTCCCAATTTTTAATAATTAGAAAATATGCATTTTGGGAGACTCTTAATTTTGCTCAATTAAACGAGCAAACTGGCTACTAGAAAGGAACGTATATTTTTGCTTACGTCTGAAAAAGAATCACTTTGTCGAAATTCAAACAGATATTTGGCGGGAAATGAAAGATTTGGGATTGTCACCTGGTGTCTCCTTATTCTTAGCGGGTGTAAAAGTGACAAAAACTCAAGGTTTTTTTAGCTTTAATGTTGCCTGTAAGTGGAAACGTAAAATCTTAGGAGTAGCGCCAGAAGAAGGATGGTTTATTTTAACGAATTTAGAAACTTTAAACCAAGCGTTCGCGTAGCGGCGGCTTCCGCATCGCTGCCTATAAAAAAAAGATTTGCTCTGGAAGAAATGTTCCGGGATTTTCAAAGTGGTGGCTAGAATTTAGAAGATACTAACGTTTCCGACAAAGGATTTGGCAGTACCAAAGACGGAGATTGCTCTCTTGCGTTCAAGAAAATTAGCAACCGGGATAATTATGAATCGCATCGCATTAGTAAACGATTAGTCCAATTTGCACACAAGCATGGTGCAACGGTCATAGTATTTGAATGTCTGACCAACCTTAAACCAGACAAAACAAAATATAGCCGTCGCTCAAATCAAAAACGTGCTTATTGGCTCAAATCTAAAATCGTTAAACGGACGCGATACAAAGCTTTCCAAATGTATGGAATTCTTACCTCTTTGGTCAGTCCTAAAAATACTAGTAGAGAGTGCGGATACTGTCAAGCTAAGGTTTCTAGAATTGAGATGACTGTTTCAAACACCAGGGCGGAAATACTTAATCTATCAATTGTTAGAACCCGTAGCGGTCAAGTCTTCTATATTAATGGCACTCCCAATTACCTCTGTTCAAGCAACATTAAGCATCAAGGAAATGCTGACTTGAACGCCTCCAGAAATGTCGGGTTAAAGTTCTTACGTAGATACTTTGAAAACCCGAAAATAATGACGAAAAGCCTCGTGAATGGTACCTCCGGACAGGGAACCATTCCATCGGTCGCCTGAAAAGGCGGGGTTAGGTTAAAATCCATCGTTGCTAAGCGGCTCTTAGCTTTGATTTTAACTCAGGGTTAGTGGCGCTACCCATCTGGTTCTAACGATTTGAAACCTCGTACTGGTAGAGAGCAAGCCTCTCAAACACTGGGGATGGCGGATTCAATGAGCCAGAGAAACGGCAGGAAAGTAAGATTTAAGCCGATTATTCGGAATTATCCCAATTTCCCGCGTCACACTCAGAGCCGAATGGCACTAAGAAAAGGCAGAGGAGAGAGGGTTTAAGCTCTCTACTTTCTCTCCCATGAAAGGCAAACCTATGCCCGACGTTCGAGCCTTTCAGCGATCCACACCTTAATGATGCTTTGTCGGGTAACGCCAAGCCGCCGTGCTTCATAGTCCAGCGCTTCAATCATCCATACGGGGAAATCGACATTGACCCGTTTCTGCTCGTGAGCGGGACGCCGTGCTTGGGACATATCCAAAAACTCGGTCACGTCCTCTCCCGCATCGAACCGTTGGTCAAATTCATCTGCCTTCATACAGTGCCACCTCTTCTCTTCGTGCTCGCCTTACGGAGATGATTCGCACCCGCCCTTCTCGGTAGGTGATGACTGCCGACCAGTGCTTTTCCCCGATCTTCCCTATCACCAAAAATCTCGGTTCTTCAGTGCGTGCCGGAATCTCTATCCGATCCACGTCCTCCCACAGCACTTGTGCCTTGTCGAAGTCGATACCT
This genomic interval from Scytonema hofmannii PCC 7110 contains the following:
- a CDS encoding S1 family peptidase encodes the protein MSYDIDELKKSMVKIINPDTQNTTNTAGSGFIIRSDGYFITCHHVIYRLSSLKVEYQGQVYDDVQWCEALSNPDVDIAILKISLSGAKAVPIINPQDVSTSVTVYGFPQERASNFPDGFDFPAQNIRKSASVKTLSTYKYKDITLTNSWNKLPEPTSTFEAYRINAPVDSGTSGGPVLADNLSGVVGVIQSSNSNESYVIRWDNITESLKKLELDFNMVSKKQKEPIQILIELLQLSNLAIFSERRGLCETIGIQPGKLSFLTLTSDDSFTTELVNYLHRVGRKQALCKLCQQLESVFPEGEQTDDLAFVKASLNCN
- a CDS encoding CU044_2847 family protein; the encoded protein is MAITTIFAPNGSEIYIQYDVEESTQLQAVGAPDPIEDIAKRTERFKESLVTTVNGYSQILLDSVQQGMNGLTNPNKVTLEFGLQMGGEAGIPWVAKGTAQANVKVTIEWNLSNNKQNSNNS
- a CDS encoding S10 family peptidase — protein: MSDTPNSPTTRKSSTTEHTISFGDRQIRYTAIAEWQTLFEQEKPVAEMFHVAYLAEAEEASQRPLTFVFNGGPGAASAYLHMGALGPKRIYFAECGSLPKPPVRLVDNAESWLSFTDLVFIDPIGTGFSRSIPQDKDTQGKDSEKAKPQEENKPKDKEFWAVERDLKALGEFIQRFLSQKKRWLSPIFIAGESYGGFRVARLAHKLQQEFGVGLSGAILISPALEFSLLEGSDYNLTSWASVIPSFAATAAHHDRAQWAGEPGNLQAHMAAAEQFARTTLIPFLAMGDAVTSEERQRTYQQLAGLIGLPVTLVERHAGRIGIEVFARELLRDRQRIVGLYDASITAIDPFPDRVNYEGTDPTLGGLDRLFTGAINSHLRDTLGVETDLSYHLLNFEVFKAWKFEIQGEFKQGFLGSVDDLRVGMALNPYMRVYITHGFFDLVTPYFSSNHLADLMKLDPEIRSNLTLKHFQGGHMFYTWDESRASWFAHIKAFYQDATA
- a CDS encoding IS200/IS605 family accessory protein TnpB-related protein yields the protein MSNRDNYESHRISKRLVQFAHKHGATVIVFECLTNLKPDKTKYSRRSNQKRAYWLKSKIVKRTRYKAFQMYGILTSLVSPKNTSRECGYCQAKVSRIEMTVSNTRAEILNLSIVRTRSGQVFYINGTPNYLCSSNIKHQGNADLNASRNVGLKFLRRYFENPKIMTKSLVNGTSGQGTIPSVA
- the brnA gene encoding type II toxin-antitoxin system BrnA family antitoxin → MKADEFDQRFDAGEDVTEFLDMSQARRPAHEQKRVNVDFPVWMIEALDYEARRLGVTRQSIIKVWIAERLERRA
- a CDS encoding BrnT family toxin, producing the protein MEFEFDPQKSQTNKEKQGIDFDKAQVLWEDVDRIEIPARTEEPRFLVIGKIGEKHWSAVITYREGRVRIISVRRARREEVALYEGR